In Lacerta agilis isolate rLacAgi1 chromosome 1, rLacAgi1.pri, whole genome shotgun sequence, the following proteins share a genomic window:
- the LOC117041488 gene encoding 40S ribosomal protein S15-like yields MVEVEQKKRTFRKFTYRGVDLHQLLDISYEQLMQLYSARQRRRLNCCLRHKQHSLLKRLCKSKKEALPIEKPDVVKTYLRDMIILPKMVDGMVGVYNGKTFNQVEIKPEMIGHYLGEFSITYKPVKHGRPGIGATHS; encoded by the coding sequence ATGGTGGAAGTGGAGCAGAAGAAGCGTACTTTCCGGAAGTTCACCTATCGGGGTGTTGACCTGCATCAGCTCCTCGACATATCCTACGAGCAGCTGATGCAGCTGTACAGCGCCCGCCAGCGCCGGCGGCTCAACTGCTGCCTGCGCCACAAGCAGCACTCCCTCCTCAAGCGGCTGTGCAAGTCCAAGAAAGAGGCCCTGCCCATAGAGAAGCCTGACGTGGTTAAGACCTACCTGCGAGACATGATTATCCTTCCAAAAATGGTGGATGGCATGGTTGGTGTGTACAATGGGAAGACCTTCAACCAGGTGGAAATCAAGCCTGAAATGATTGGCCACTATTTGGGAGAGTTCTCCATCACTTATAAGCCCGTTAAGCACGGCCGACCTGGAATCGGGGCCacccactct